In Elephas maximus indicus isolate mEleMax1 chromosome 7, mEleMax1 primary haplotype, whole genome shotgun sequence, the following proteins share a genomic window:
- the LOC126080642 gene encoding olfactory receptor 5A1-like produces MAANRPVEWNGNHSSVTMFVLWGFSDEKELQFILFPIFLGTYLVTLIWNLGLILLIRMDSQLHTPMYFFLSFLSFIDICYSSSISPRMLSDFLKDEKMISFIACAIQYFVVAWMGLAECCLLAAMAYDRYVAIGSPLQYSAIMAPGLCGKMVAGVYVTGFLSSLSQTVSCFHLYYCGPNIIQHFFCDLPAVIPLSCSNPFISQIILLLAAIFIVFGSLLVTLLSYGFIVASILKISSGKGSAKAFNTCVSHLAAVTVFFGTALPVYMRSSSSQSMRQDKVLSVFYVILIPMLNPLIYSLRNKEIKGALKRVKKLKIFTNFFSLTLTEHEIGMH; encoded by the exons ATGGCAGCAAACAGGCCCGTGGAATGGAATGGAAACCACTCCTCTGTAACCATGTTTGTTCTCTGGGGTTTCTCAGATGAGAAAGAGCTACAGTTCATCCTCTTTCCAATATTCCTAGGGACCTACCTGGTGACTCTCATCTGGAACCTGGGTCTCATCCTCCTCATCAGGATGGACTCCCAgctgcacacacccatgtacttttttctcagtttcctgtCATTTATAGACATTTGCTATTCTTCTTCCATCAGCCCAAGGATGCTTTCAGACTtcttaaaagatgaaaaaatgatCTCCTTCATTGCCTgtgccattcaatattttgttgtgGCCTGGATGGGTCTGGCTGAGTGCTGCCTCTTGgctgccatggcctatgaccgataTGTGGCCATTGGCAGCCCTCTACAATACTCAGCCATCATGGCTCCTGGTCTCTGTGGGAAGATGGTTGCTGGGGTCTATGTGACTGGTTTCCTTAGTAGTTTATCTCAAACAGTCTCTTGCTTTCATCTCTACTACTGTGGGCCAAATATCATTCAACATTTCTTCTGTGACTTGCCTGCAGTTATTCCTTTGTCTTGTTCTAACCCCTTCATCAGCCAAATAattcttcttctggcagccatTTTTATTGTGTTTGGTTCTTTGCTTGTTACCCTCTTGTCCTATGGTTTCATTGTAGCTTCCATCCTGAAAATATCCTCAGGGAAAGGCAGTGCTAAGGCTTTCAATACCTGTGTCTCCCACTTGGCAGCTGTGACAGTCTTCTTTGGCACAGCCCTCCCTGTGTACATGCGTTCCAGCTCTAGTCAGTCCATGAGGCAGGACAAGGTGCTGTCAGTGTTCTATGTCATCCTTATCCCCATGTTGAACCCTCTGATCTATAGCCTGAGGAACAAGGAGATCAAAGGAGCCCTCAAGAGG gtgaagaaattgaagatttttaccaacttcttcagtctgacaTTGACTGAACATGAAattgggatgcattga